A region from the Halichondria panicea chromosome 11, odHalPani1.1, whole genome shotgun sequence genome encodes:
- the LOC135344071 gene encoding uncharacterized protein LOC135344071 has protein sequence MLPRNILSWLVLLLSLATVTRSEHYHIVPVDSIDLCHDYRNGTCFTLEQLVQTDMLSGGDNLTLSFLPGDHVLTEQLLIHNFSHVHITGRNTSTTVVRFHSNGEIRFVSTTELYIERLGFVGVKVGPPQDSYQGWIIDGAHDVYINDCYFINFELLNPAETLPVVKITNTHAATIESTLFMNNTGQALQVEADDVYITNSEFTRNDGGAVYIESNNKISSTQTAKIESTLFMNNTGRALQVEADDVYITNSKFTRNDGGAVYIESNNTLLKNTEFNCNNNNGGAVKVVSGTVVITWCNFTNNDGGAIFVDFGSNVIISASRLTNNTAVYGGAICVYSGSVYISNSTLINNSASSGGAIYSSGSVSILNSILTNNKAEMDGGAITFSTDIVSGGSNVSISDSELTYNRATRDGGAIYVWLSSNVIISDSTLTNNRANNTIYVMQTASLTINNTNITNNNVTRSLSILKSNVKFTGLNIVSNNNGPVYAFSSRVEFNGPTTLSNNCGVFGGALSIIQSQMYINMEGVIITNNTATYGGGIFLRESTLFVNESLKIYHNTAQDGGGIYAFSSIIEFQSVLVPDGELLPPQSEINGNIADNGGGIYAVSTTIKLTRSHVNINSNTANAKGGGVYLQQNSKLYVFKEHLESLSDVQWYYVKLMINKNSAQHGGGIFVADDTDTCRVGDTPTRTIFADCFFQTINSYVSGKNLDRNYFNTFINNIATQSGADIYGGLLDRCTASQNAEYDNSINALDYIKNTIKSSTELSISSRPVQVRFCSDDYISTRKGRTFKISVMAVDQVGNPMNATIHSSVVSKSRHDRFKAGQAEHEVGRQCTELEYTVFSQDNSAQVELYAEGPCNNLGISRKLINISFQLCTCPSGLKPIQSDIECKCDCDPDLQQYQITDCFEENDTIQLERNNKWINTTNETGYVVSNCVFDYCVEKPINISLNSPDEQCAHSRSGVLCGECEPGLSLVLATSRCKECSDLYLLLLIPFALAGILLVVLIVLLNMTIATGKIHGLIFYANILAANRSIVLPNTNNKFLTVFVSWVNLDLGIETCFYDGMNSQGKVLLQLVFPAYLFLLMFLIIILSKYFNLFANLLSWNKNPVAALSTLVLLSYSKLLRFIIAALQNRVLDYPDSSTKTVWLYDGNVQYLTTEQHIPQFVAAIVILTAGVLFTLLLFLGQWFPRCSKVMIWTKNTKYIGFMDTYHAPFTPKHRYWVGLLLFALIIHNLVVAVAPDAFLPVLSSGVLSVGLIFWKLLNNRLYKSKFCDYLESLYLLNVAILAFGTSYVKDTKKDLSALANTSIALSFILFVITFCYHFYQFVLKRSTAWLKIEDILRNFGAGVADRRANNNQNLYHPIVNENDGEDDYEQRDPVDPPYTDGAVEEADPDRYITPPIIRPATRPDQLRLPYLDELSPLITEDYRPVPPPTRVNRRPVVTHTEIGPIRNEV, from the coding sequence ATGCTGCCTAGAAATATTCTCAGCTGGTTAGTGCTGCTCTTGtccctagctactgttaccaggagtgagcactatcacattgtgccagtggattcaaTTGATTTGTGTCATGATTATcgaaatggaacttgttttactctcgagcagcttgttcaaacagacatgttatctggtggagacaatctcaccttgagctttctacctggagatcatgtgttaACTGAGCAGCTATTGATTCATAACTTCTCACATGTGCATATTACCGGCCGGAACACAAGTACAACTGTAGTCAGATTTCATAGCAATGGTGAGATACGTTTTGTTAGTACTACTGAATTATATATTGAACGCTTGGGTTTTGTTGGAGTGAAGGTTGGGCCGCCACAAGACTCATATCAAGGTTGGATCATTGATGGTGCCCACGATGTCTATATCAATGACTGTTACTTTATAAACTTTGAATTACTCAATCCGGCAGAGACCCTACCAGTAGTGAAGATTACTAATACTCACGCTGCAACAATTGAGAGCACTCTCTTTATGAACAACACTGGTCAGGCACTGCAAGTTGAGGCtgatgatgtgtacataacAAATAGCGAGTTCACTAGAAACGATGGAGGTGCAGTTTACATTGAATCAAACAACAAGATTTCTAGTACTCAAACTGCAAAAATTGAGAGCACTCTCTTTATGAACAACACTGGTCGGGCACTGCAAGTTGAAGCtgatgatgtgtacataacAAATAGCAAGTTCACTAGAAATGATGGAGGTGCAGTTTACATTGAATCAAACAACACACTGTTAAAAAACACAGAGTTCAACTGTAATAATAACAACGGAGGAGCAGTAAAAGTGGTATCTGGTACTGTAGTGATCACTTGGTGTAATTTCACAAATAACGATGGAGGAGCAATTTTCGTTGACTTTGGCAGTAATGTGATCATCTCAGCCAGTAGGCTGACAAACAATACAGCTGtctatggtggagcgatttgtGTTTACTCAGGCAGTGTGTATATCTCAAACAGCACACTGATAAACAACAGTGCTAGTagtggtggagcaatttattcctcaggcagtgtgtccatcttaAACAGCATACTGACAAATAACAAAGCTGAAATGGATGGTGGAGCCATTACATTTTCTACAGATATTGTGTCAGGGGGAAGCAATGTGTCCATCTCCGACAGTGAGCTGACATACAACAGAGCTACCCGtgatggtggagcaatttatgTTTGGTTAAGTAGTAATGTGATCATCTCAGACAGtacgctgacaaacaacagagctaatAATACAATTTACGTAATGCAAACAGCCTCCTTGACCATCAACAACACTAACATTACTAATAACAATGTCACGAGAAGTTTAAGCATTTTGAAGTCTAATGTGAAATTCACTGGATTAAATATTGTCAGCAATAACAATGGCCCTGTCTATGCTTTCAGTAGTCGAGTTGAGTTTAATGGCCCTACAACACTTAGTAACAATTGTGGTGTGTTTGGTGGAGCTCTTAGCATTATCCAGAGTCAAATGTACATTAACATGGAAGGAGTGATCATcaccaacaacacagctacttacggaggagggatatttctgagagagagtACACTCTTTGTAAATGAGTCACTAAAGATCTATCACAACACAGCACAGGATGGTGGAGGAATTTATGCCTTTTCAAGTATAATTGAATTTCAATCTGTGCTGGTTCCAGATGGCGAGCTACTTCCTCCACAAAGTGAGATTAATGGCAACATTGCTGATAATGGTGGAGGTATTTATGCAGTATCTACAACCATTAAACTTACTCGATCACACGTGAACATCAACTCAAACACAGCAAATGCTAAAGGCGGTGGAGTGTATCTACAACAAAATTCGAAATTGTACGTATTTAAAGAACACCTTGAGTCTCTGTCCGATGTTCAATGGTATTATGTCAAGTTAATGATTAACAAGAATTCGGCTCAGCACGGAGGAgggatatttgtggcagatgACACTGACACCTGCAGAGTAGGGGACACACCTACTCGCACCATTTTTGCTGACTGCTTTTTTCAAACAATTAATTCGTATGTATCAGGCAAGAACTTGGATCGAAACTATTTCAATACATTCATAAACAATATAGCtacccagtcaggagcagacatctacggaggtctgttggacaggtgtacagCAAGTCAAAATGCTGAATATGACAATTCTATAAATGCATTGGACTACATAAAGAACACCATAAAGTCCTCCACCGAACTATCAATCTCCTCTAGGCCTGTTCAAGTACGTTTTTGCAGTGATGACTACATTTCTACAAGAAAGGGACGAACGTTTAAaatcagtgttatggctgttgaccaaGTTGGAAATCCAATGAATGCCACAATTCACAGTTCTGTTGTCAGTAAGAGTAGACACGATCGCTTCAAAGCAGGACAGGCAGAACATGAAGTGGGCCgtcagtgcacagaattagagtacaccgtattctcacaagacaaCTCCGCTCAGGTGGAACTCTATGCCGAGGGTCCATGCAacaatttgggaatttcaagaAAACTCATCAATATTTCTTTTCAACTCTGCACATGCCCTAGTGGACTTAAGCCAATTCAGTCCGATattgagtgcaagtgtgactgtgatccagacTTGCAACAATATCAGATAACTGATTGTTTTGAGGAAAATGATACCATACAGCTGGAAAGAAACAACAAATGGATAAATACCACCAACGAAACAGGGTATGTTGTTAGTAACTGTGtatttgactattgtgtagAAAAACCAATCAACATCAGTCTAAACAGCCCTGATGAACAGTGTGCCCACAGTCGAAGTGGcgtcttgtgtggagaatgtgaaccaggactCAGTCTTGTGTTGGCTACGTCAAGATGTAAAGAATGCTCTGATCTTTACCTTCTTCTACTAATACCATTTGCGCTGGCTGGTATATTGCTAGTTGTTTTAATTGTTTTGCTCAATATGactatagcaactggaaaGATTCATGGCCTCATTTTCTATGCCAACATACTAGCAGCTAATAGATCAATTGTCTTACCAAATACAAATAACAAATTTTTAACCGTTTTTGTatcatgggtgaatcttgacttgggtatcgagacatgcttttacgatggaatgaactctcaaggAAAAGTActccttcaacttgtcttCCCAGCTTACTTGTTTCTTCTAATGTTTCTTATTATCATTTTGAGCAAGTACTTTAACCTATTTGCAAATCTCCTCTCCTGGAACAagaacccagttgctgccctgagcacactcgtcctactctcttattccaaaCTTTTACGGTTTATTATTGCTGCACTACAAAACAGGGTTTTGGATTATCCTGACAGTTCAACCAAGACTGTTTGGTTGTACGATGGCAATGTGCAATACTTAACTACCGAACAACACATTCCTCAATTTGTTGCTGCTATTGTAATCCTCACAGCTGGTGTATTGTTCACTCTACTGCTCTTTTTAGGACAATGGTTTCCTCGCTGTTCAAAGGTTATGATATGGACCAAGAACACAAAGTACATTGGCTTCATGGACacataccatgctccattcactcccaagcatcgctactgggtgggactgctcctcttTGCTCTGATTATCCACAATCTAGTAGTTGCCGTGGCTCCAGACGCTTTTCTTCCCGTGCTATCATCTGGGGTTCTATCAGTTGGACTGATTTTCTGGAAACTATTGAATAATCGTTTGTACAAAAGTAAGTTCTGTGATTACCTCGAAAGTCTCTATCTACTCAATGTTGCTATTCTTGCATTTGGCACTTCTTATGTCAAAGATACAAAGAAAGATCTGTCAGCACTAGCCAACACCTCAATAGCGTTATCTTTCATTTTATTTGTGATAACATTCTGCTACCATTTTTACCAATTCGTACTCAAGAGGAGCACTGCATGGCTGAAGATAGAGGACATCCTAAGGAATTTTGGAGCTGGTGTTGCAGACAGACGCGCTAACAATAATCAAAATTTGTATCATCCGATAGTCAATGAAAATGATGGCGAAGACGATTATGAACAAAGAGACCCAGTGGACCCACCTTACACAGATGGAGCAgtggaagaagctgaccctgatcgctacatcactcctcccatcatcagaccagccacgagGCCGGACCAGCTGAGACTACCCTACTTAGATGAACTGTCCCCCCTCATcacagaggactacagaccagTCCCTCCCCCTACAAGAGTCAATCGTCGTCCTGTTGTTACGCACACAGAAATCGGCCCCATACGCAATGAAGTGTGA
- the LOC135344072 gene encoding probable outer membrane protein pmp6, whose amino-acid sequence MLSRNILSWFVLLLTLATVTRSEHYHIVPVDSTDLCHDYRNETCFTLEQLVQTNLLSGGDNLTLSFLPGDHVLTEQLLIRKFSHVHITGQNDSTTIVRFHSNGTMRFVSTTELYIEHLGFVGAKIGLQNSHKSWIIDGAHDVYVNDCYFMNFVLLNPAETHIVKISNTQAATIESTLFMNNTGQALHVEADDVYITNSELTRNNGGAVDIESNNTLINNTEFNYNSAERFSSSSGGAVQVGSGTVVITWCNFTNNNASQYGGAIYVDSGSVTISNCELTNNSVNFGGAIYVQSGSVSIIKSELTNNRAHNNGGAIGVNLGSNVSISDSTLTNNRAEVCGGVILVDSGSVSISNSTLTNNHADSDGGVIRVTSGNVSISNSTLSNNNAGGNGGGVINVYSGNVSISDSTLTNNNANYGSGGAISLNSENTDCFGGGIIVDSSESSVIISDSTLTNNRASYGGAIGVYSGNSVIISNSTLTKNSANQDGGAIIVDSSSLNISDSILTHNSATDSGSGGAIDVASGSVTIFDSTLTSNRVNNNGGVINVYSSNVSIYNSTLTNNRANKSGVIDVSQTATLIINNTNITNNNAMVSLYILQSNVKFTGSNIVSNNNGPVYAFNSRVDFNGPTTLSNNRGVFGGALSIIQSQMYINTGRVIIINNTATSGGGIFLRESTLFVNKESSLKINQNKAHKDGGGIYAYSSRLEFQSVLMRGPSGELLPPHTQCEIAHNIAENGGGINAVATTIKLASSYVNIDSNTANTSGGGVYLQQNSKLYLFKDQFEHLIIAYQSYYQYYVKLMINNNLAQYGGGIFVADDTESGACRGGANKTKNKATQNIFADCFIQTILLSTESDDTPDNSNYFNTFM is encoded by the coding sequence ATGCTGTCTAGAAATATTCTCAGCTGGTTTGTGCTGCTCCTgaccctagctactgttaccaggagtgagcactatcacattgtgccagtggattcaaccGACTTGTGTCATGATTATCGAAATGAAACTTGTTTtactctcgagcagcttgttcaaacaaacctgttatctggtggagacaatctcaccttgagctttctacctggagatcatgtgcTAACTGAGCAGTTATTGATTCGTAAATTCTCACATGTGCATATTACCGGCCAGAACGACAGTACAACTATAGTCAGATTTCACAGCAATGGTACGATGCGTTTTGTTAGTACTACTGAATTATATATTGAACACTTGGGTTTCGTTGGAGCGAAAATTGGACTGCAAAACTCACATAAAAGTTGGATCATTGATGGTGCCCACGATGTCTATGTCAATGACTGCTACTTTATGAACTTTGTACTACTCAATCCGGCGGAAACCCACATAGTTAAGATTTCTAATACTCAAGCTGCAACAATTGAGAGCACTCTCTTTATGAACAACACTGGTCAGGCACTGCACGTTGAGGCtgatgatgtgtacataacAAATAGCGAGCTTACTAGAAACAATGGAGGTGCAGTTGACATTGAATCAAACAACACACTGATCAACAACACAGAGTTCAACTATAACAGTGCTGAGAGATTCAGTTCTTCGAGCGGAGGAGCAGTACAAGTGGGATCTGGAACTGTAGTGATCACTTGGTGTAACTTCACAAATAACAACGCTTCTCAGTATGGTGGAGCAATATATGTTGACTCAGGCAGTGTGACCATCTCCAactgtgagctgacaaacaacagtgttAACTTTGGTGGGGCGATTTATGTTCAGTCCGGTAGTGTGTCTATCATCAaaagtgagctgacaaacaacagagctcaCAAtaatggtggagcaattggtGTTAACTTAGGCAGTAATGTGTCTATCTCCGACAGCACACTGACAAATAACAGAGCTGAAGTTTGTGGTGGAGTAATTCTGGTTGACTCAGGCAGTGTGTCTATCTCCAACAgcacactgacaaacaacCATGCTGACTCTGATGGTGGAGTGATTCGTGTTACCTCAGGcaatgtgtccatctccaacagcacACTGTCAAACAACAATGCTGGCGGTAATGGTGGTGGAGTGATTAATGTTTACTCAGGCAATGTGTCCATCTCCGACAGCACACTGACAAATAACAATGCTAACTATGGTAGTGGTGGAGCAATTAGTCTTAATTCAGAGAACACAGACTGCTTTGGTGGAGGGATTATTGTTGACTCAAGTGAATCTAGTGTGATCATCTCCGACAgcacactgacaaacaacagagctagttatggtggagcgattggtgTTTACTCAGGCAATAGTGTGATCATCTCAAACAGCACACTGACAAAAAATAGTGCTAACCAagatggtggagcgattattGTTGACTCAAGTAGTTTGAACATCTCCGACAGCATACTGACACATAACAGTGCTACTGACTCTGGTAGTGGTGGAGCAATTGATGTGGCCTCAGGCAGTGTGACCATCTTCGACAGCACACTGACAAGCAACAGAGTTAACAATAATGGTGGAGTAATTAATGTTTACTCAAGTAATGTGTCGATCTACAACAGCACACTGACAAATAACAGAGCTAATAAGAGTGGAGTAATTGATGTTTCACAAACAGCCACCTTGATCATCAATAACACTAACATTACTAATAACAATGCCATGGTCAGTTTATACATTTTACAGTCTAATGTGAAATTCACTGGATCGAATATTGTCAGCAATAACAATGGCCCTGTCTATGCTTTCAATAGTCGAGTTGATTTTAATGGACCTACAACACTCAGTAACAATCGCGGTGTGTTTGGTGGAGCTCTCAGCATTATTCAGAGTCAAATGTACATTAACACAGGAAGAGTGATCATCatcaacaacacagctacctctggaggagggatatttctgagagagagtACACTCTTTGTAAATAAGGAGTCTTCACTAAAGATCAATCAAAACAAAGCACACAAGGATGGTGGAGGGATTTATGCATATTCAAGCAGACTTGAGTTCCAATCTGTGCTGATGCGTGGTCCATCTGGTGAGCTACTTCCACCACATACACAATGTGAGATTGCTCACAACATTGCTGAAAATGGTGGAGGTATTAATGCAGTAGCTACAACCATTAAACTAGCATCTTCATATGTCAACATCGACTCAAACACCGCAAACACTAGTGGAGGTGGAGTGTATCTACAGCAAAATTCGAAACTGTACCTCTTTAAAGATCAATTTGAGCATCTTATTATAGCTTATCAATCATATTATCAGTATTATGTCAAGTTAATGATTAACAACAACTTGGCTCAGTACGGTGGAgggatatttgtggcagatgATACAGAGAGTGGTGCCTGCAGAGGAGGGGCCAACAAAACTAAAAACAAAGCTACTCAAAACATTTTTGCGGATTGTTTCATTCAAACAATTTTGTTAAGTACTGAATCAGATGATACCCCCGACAATAGTAACTATTTCAACACATTCATgtaa
- the LOC135344073 gene encoding uncharacterized protein LOC135344073 produces MAVDQVGNPLIDTIHSSVVSKSRINRLKEGQTEQEVGNQCTELEYNVFSQDSSAQVELYADGPCNNLGISKKLINIYFLNCTCPIGLKPIQSDIECRCDCDPDLQQEYQITNCFEENGVITVERNNNTWIQVKNTTNETGYVVSSCTLDYCVQKPVNISLSNSDEQCAHNRSGVLCGECEPGLSLVLATSRCERCSNFYLLFLIPFALAGILLVALILVLNITIATGKIHGLIFYANILAANRSIVLPNTNINNFLTVFVSWVNLDLGIETCFFGGMKSQPKVLLQLVFPAYLFLLMFFIIILSKYFDSFANLLLNRNPVAALGTLVLLSYSKLLRFIIAALQYRVLDYPDGSTNTVWLYDGNVQYFTPKHIPRFVAAAIILIAGGLFTILLFLGQWLPHCSMLTIWTENTRYIGFMDTYHAPFTPKHRYWVGLLLFALILHNLVTATVSDTFLPVLMSGVLSVGLIVWKLLNNRLYKSKFCDSLETLYLFNVAILAFGTSYVKDTKKDQSALANTSMVLSFTLFVITFCYHFYKFVLKKSNTWLKIEDILRNLRAGVADRRANNNRELYHPRVYENDDENDYEQRDSVDLPYTDGAMDEADPDRYITPPIIRPATRPDQLRLPYMDELSPLITEDYRPAPPPTRVNRRPVVTHTEISPIRNEV; encoded by the coding sequence atggctgttgaccaaGTTGGAAATCCTTTGATTGACACGATTCACAGTTCTGTTGTTAGTAAGAGTAGAATTAACcgtctcaaagaaggacagaCAGAACAGGAAGTTGGtaatcagtgcacagaattagagtacaatgtattctcacaagacagctccgCTCAGGTGGAACTCTATGCTGATGGTCCATGCAACAATTTGGGAATTTCGAAAAAACTGATCAATATTTATTTTCTAAACTGCACATGTCCTATTGGACTCAAGCCAATTCAGTCCGATATTGAGTGCaggtgtgactgtgatccagacTTGCAACAAGAATATCAGATAACAAATTGTTTTGAGGAAAATGGAGTCATAACGGTGGAAAGAAATAACAACACGTGGATACAAGTCAAAAATACCACCAATGAAACAGGGTATGTTGTTAGCAGCTGTACACTTGACTATTGCGTACAAAAACCAGTCAATATCAGTCTAAGCAACAGTGACGAACAGTGTGCCcacaatcgaagtggtgtcttgtgtggagaatgtgaaccaggactCAGTCTTGTGTTGGCTACGTCAAGATGTGAACGATGCTCTAATTTTTACCTTCTTTTTCTAATTCCATTTGCACTGGCAGGCATATTGCTAGTTGCTTTAATTCTTgtgctcaacatcactatagcaactggaaaGATTCATGGCCTCATTTTCTATGCCAACATACTAGCAGCTAATAGATCAATTGTCTTACCAAATACAAATATTAACAATTTTTTGACAGTTTTCGTatcatgggtgaatcttgacttgGGTATTGAGACATGCTTTTTCGGTGGAATGAAGTCTCAACCAAAAGTACTCCTTCAACTTGTTTTTCCAGCTTACTTGTTTCTTTTAATGTTTTTTATTATCATTTTGAGCAAGTACtttgactcatttgcaaaTCTTCTCTTGaacaggaacccagttgctgccctaggcacactcgtcctactctcttattccaaacttttacggtttatcattgctgcactGCAATACAGGGTCTTGGATTATCCTGACGGTTCAACCAACACTGTTTGGTTGTATGATGGCAATGTGCAATACTTCACTCCCAAACACATCCCTCGGTTTGTTGCTGCTGCCATAATCCTCATTGCCGGTGGATTGTTCACTATACTGCTCTTTTTGGGGCAATGGCTTCCGCACTGTTCAATGCTTACGATATGGACCGAGAACACAAGGTACATTGGCTTCATGGATacataccatgctccattcactcccaagcatcgctactgggtgggactgctcctcttCGCTCTGATCCTCCACAACCTAGTAACTGCTACGGTTTCAGACACTTTTCTTCCCGTGCTAATGTCTGGGGTTCTATCAGTTGGACTGATTGTCTGGAAACTACTAAATAATCGTTTGTACAAAAGTAAGTTCTGTGATTCCCTCGAAACTCTCTATCTATTCAATGTTGCTATTCTTGCATTTGGCACCTCTTATGTCAAAGATACAAAGAAAGATCAGTCAGCACTAGCCAATACGTCGATGGTGCTATCATTcactttatttgtaattacaTTCTGCTACCATTTTTACAAATTCGTACTCAAGAAGAGTAACACATGGCTGAAGATAGAGGACATCCTAAGGAATTTAAGAGCTGGTGTTGCAGACAGACGAGCTAACAATAATCGAGAATTGTATCATCCAAGAGTCTATGAAAATGATGACGAAAACGATTATGAACAAAGAGACTCCGTGGACTTACCTTACACTGATGGAGCAATGGACgaagctgaccctgatcgCTACATCACAcctcccatcatcagaccagccacgagGCCTGACCAGCTGAGACTACCCTACATGGATGAACTATCCCCCCTCATTacagaggactacagaccagcccctccccctacaaGAGTCAATCGTCGTCCTGTTGTTACGCACACAGAAATCAGCCCCATACGCAATGAAGTGTGA